One genomic segment of Bradyrhizobium diazoefficiens includes these proteins:
- a CDS encoding response regulator transcription factor, translating into MTGGHRRILVVEDDPETAGQLVEELTTSGYDVDLAATGREALSHGVARDYAVITIDRMLPDIDGIAVMRQMRDDGVAAPFLIISALGEVDDRVRGLRAGGDDYLVKPFSFVELLARLEALGRRSETIAKETILRVGDLAVDLIARNASRRGRKIPLLPREFQLLEYLVRNEGRVVSRAMLLQHVWDLHFDPSTNIIDVYVGRVRRKVDDAQAYPLIHTIRGIGYCLRAPG; encoded by the coding sequence ATGACCGGAGGTCACCGTCGCATCCTGGTCGTCGAGGACGATCCGGAAACCGCAGGCCAACTCGTCGAGGAGCTGACGACCTCTGGCTATGACGTCGATCTCGCCGCCACGGGACGTGAAGCGCTGAGCCATGGCGTGGCGCGCGACTATGCCGTGATCACCATCGACCGCATGCTGCCCGACATCGACGGTATCGCCGTGATGCGGCAGATGCGCGACGACGGCGTTGCTGCCCCTTTCCTGATCATCTCCGCGCTCGGCGAGGTTGATGACCGCGTGCGGGGCCTCCGCGCCGGCGGCGACGATTACCTCGTCAAACCGTTCTCCTTCGTCGAACTGCTCGCGCGCCTCGAGGCGCTTGGGCGCCGCAGCGAGACCATAGCCAAGGAAACCATTCTGCGGGTCGGCGATCTCGCCGTCGATCTGATCGCGCGCAATGCCAGCCGCCGTGGCCGCAAAATTCCACTGCTGCCGCGCGAATTTCAGCTGCTCGAATATCTGGTCCGCAACGAAGGTCGCGTCGTCTCCCGCGCGATGCTGCTCCAGCACGTCTGGGACCTGCATTTCGATCCTTCCACCAACATCATCGACGTCTATGTCGGGCGCGTCCGCCGCAAGGTCGACGATGCCCAGGCCTATCCATTGATCCACACCATCCGCGGCATTGGATATTGCCTCCGTGCTCCTGGCTAA
- a CDS encoding enoyl-CoA hydratase — MSSFETILVEQPEPAITRIVMNRPEARNAQNLQMTYDLNAAFDAAVQDDAVKVIILAGNGPHFSSGHDLRPGGKNAAGVDFPPIGNWGGFAEPNAHGRFAREQEIYLQITRRWRNLAKPTIAEVHGKCIAGGLMLAWACDLIVASDDAQFCDPVVTMGVCGVEWFVHPWELGPRKAKEFLFTADSWSAQEAHQLGMVNQVVPRAELCSSVLALARRIASKPAFALKLTKEAVNRSVDVMGQPAAIDQAFALHQLCHAHNLQEFGMVVDPSGLHPSVRKPPAAAE, encoded by the coding sequence ATGTCCTCGTTCGAGACCATCCTCGTGGAGCAGCCGGAGCCGGCGATCACCCGGATCGTGATGAACCGGCCTGAGGCGCGCAACGCGCAGAACCTGCAGATGACCTACGACCTCAACGCCGCCTTCGACGCGGCGGTGCAGGACGACGCGGTCAAGGTGATCATCCTCGCCGGCAACGGGCCGCACTTCTCCTCCGGCCATGACCTGCGGCCCGGCGGCAAGAATGCCGCAGGTGTCGATTTTCCGCCGATCGGAAATTGGGGCGGCTTCGCCGAGCCGAACGCGCATGGCCGCTTTGCGCGCGAGCAGGAAATCTATCTCCAGATCACGCGGCGCTGGCGCAATCTCGCCAAGCCGACGATTGCCGAGGTGCACGGCAAGTGCATCGCCGGTGGCCTGATGCTGGCCTGGGCCTGCGACCTCATCGTCGCCAGCGACGATGCGCAATTCTGCGACCCTGTTGTCACCATGGGCGTCTGCGGGGTCGAATGGTTCGTGCATCCCTGGGAGCTCGGCCCACGCAAGGCCAAGGAGTTCCTGTTCACGGCCGACAGCTGGAGCGCGCAAGAAGCGCATCAACTCGGCATGGTCAACCAGGTTGTGCCGCGCGCAGAGCTCTGTTCATCTGTGCTGGCGTTGGCACGCCGGATCGCATCAAAGCCGGCCTTCGCGCTGAAGCTGACCAAGGAAGCCGTGAATCGCTCCGTCGATGTGATGGGCCAGCCCGCCGCGATCGATCAAGCCTTTGCGCTGCATCAGCTCTGTCACGCCCACAATCTTCAGGAGTTCGGCATGGTGGTCGACCCATCCGGCCTGCATCCGTCCGTGCGCAAGCCGCCGGCGGCCGCGGAGTAG
- a CDS encoding acyl-CoA dehydrogenase family protein produces the protein MDLTLSDEQRLLRESAERFVAESYDAEHRRKMANDPLGYSPAVWKQFAELGWLALPIGEEFDGLGGGAVEIGILMEAFGRGLVSEPYVATVVLGAALIARCGSTAQKQARLPKVADGSLKLAFAHSERPARFDLTKVATTAHKTARGWRLSGSKIAVLDGHAADEIIVSAHIHDHQGPSGRIGLFLVEAKTPSVAMSDYQRLGGGRACNIDLSGVELPEDARLGDGGDALPAIEWAVDRAMAALGAEAVGIMQTLLDTTLEYTKIRKQFGRPLSANQVIRHRLADMAMQLDESRSMALRAALKADSPPVERARAASGAKAKIGKCARFVGEQSIQLHGGMGVTEELEVGAYFKRLVAFDTLFGGSAHHYARHAELGRTAVPA, from the coding sequence ATGGACCTCACTCTCAGTGACGAGCAACGGCTGCTGCGCGAGAGCGCGGAGCGCTTCGTGGCCGAAAGCTACGATGCCGAGCACCGCCGCAAAATGGCGAACGATCCGCTCGGATACAGCCCCGCAGTGTGGAAGCAATTCGCCGAGCTCGGCTGGCTGGCGCTGCCGATCGGGGAAGAGTTTGACGGGCTCGGCGGCGGCGCGGTCGAGATCGGCATTTTGATGGAAGCATTTGGCCGCGGACTGGTATCCGAGCCGTATGTCGCGACGGTGGTGCTTGGTGCTGCGCTGATCGCGCGATGCGGGAGCACGGCGCAGAAGCAGGCGCGGCTGCCGAAGGTCGCGGACGGATCGCTGAAACTCGCCTTTGCGCATTCCGAGCGCCCGGCGCGGTTCGATCTCACCAAGGTCGCGACCACCGCGCATAAGACGGCGCGGGGCTGGCGCCTTTCCGGCAGCAAGATCGCGGTGCTCGACGGCCACGCCGCCGACGAGATCATCGTCTCCGCGCACATCCATGATCATCAGGGGCCTTCGGGGCGCATTGGCCTGTTCCTGGTAGAGGCGAAAACGCCGAGCGTTGCCATGAGTGACTACCAACGTCTCGGCGGCGGTCGCGCCTGCAACATCGACTTATCAGGCGTCGAGCTGCCGGAGGACGCGCGCCTCGGTGACGGCGGCGATGCCCTGCCCGCGATCGAATGGGCTGTCGATCGCGCCATGGCCGCCCTCGGCGCGGAAGCCGTCGGCATCATGCAGACGCTGCTCGACACCACGCTCGAATACACGAAAATTCGAAAACAGTTCGGCCGGCCGCTCTCGGCCAACCAGGTGATCCGCCACCGCCTCGCCGACATGGCCATGCAGCTCGATGAGTCCCGCTCGATGGCGCTGCGGGCGGCGCTGAAGGCTGATAGTCCGCCGGTCGAGCGGGCGCGGGCCGCGTCGGGCGCGAAAGCCAAGATCGGCAAATGCGCGCGGTTCGTCGGCGAGCAGTCGATCCAGCTCCACGGCGGCATGGGCGTCACCGAGGAGCTCGAGGTCGGCGCCTATTTCAAGCGGCTGGTCGCCTTCGACACGCTGTTCGGCGGCAGCGCGCATCATTATGCCCGCCATGCGGAGCTTGGCCGCACCGCTGTACCCGCCTGA
- a CDS encoding S1C family serine protease, producing the protein MTDPSPLSSLSSALADIVARTAPSIVSVHSHRSRSTGFVWKPGLIVTADEALADEGAVQIGLPDGSTAAATIAGRDHTTDVALLRADATIAPVKLGATVPALGTLSVVVAADRDTPSAALGMVSASGKSWRSLRGGDIDSRIELDLRLRDSQEGGLALDASGEAFGMAVLGPRRVLVIPTATIERVAAQLEVRGRIARGYLGLGLQPVRLDDGVGAMVMNVDKAGPSAAAGIRQGDVIVAVNDQKLSGVRALSRALGPASVGTVVDVAVRRGGEPASFKVTIGERPEA; encoded by the coding sequence ATGACCGACCCAAGTCCTCTGTCCTCACTCTCGTCCGCGCTCGCAGACATCGTGGCGCGCACTGCGCCGTCCATCGTCTCCGTGCATTCGCATCGCTCCCGGTCGACGGGCTTCGTCTGGAAGCCCGGCCTGATCGTCACCGCCGACGAGGCGCTGGCCGATGAGGGCGCGGTTCAGATCGGACTGCCCGACGGCAGCACCGCGGCCGCCACGATCGCCGGCCGCGACCACACCACCGATGTCGCGCTGCTGCGCGCTGATGCCACCATCGCCCCGGTCAAGCTGGGCGCGACGGTGCCCGCCCTCGGTACCCTGTCGGTCGTCGTCGCTGCCGACCGCGACACACCGAGCGCGGCGCTCGGGATGGTGTCGGCCTCGGGCAAGAGCTGGCGCTCCTTGCGCGGCGGCGACATCGATTCGCGAATCGAGCTCGACCTTCGCCTGCGCGATAGCCAGGAGGGCGGGCTTGCGCTCGATGCATCGGGCGAGGCGTTCGGCATGGCCGTGCTCGGACCGCGGCGCGTGCTGGTGATCCCGACGGCGACGATTGAGCGCGTCGCGGCGCAGCTCGAGGTACGCGGCCGCATCGCGCGCGGCTATCTCGGGCTCGGACTCCAGCCGGTGCGTCTCGACGACGGCGTCGGCGCGATGGTGATGAATGTCGACAAGGCCGGTCCCTCGGCTGCGGCCGGCATCCGCCAGGGCGACGTGATCGTGGCGGTGAACGACCAGAAACTCTCCGGCGTACGCGCGCTGTCACGGGCATTGGGACCTGCGAGCGTCGGCACGGTCGTCGATGTCGCGGTGCGCCGCGGTGGCGAGCCAGCCAGCTTCAAGGTCACGATCGGCGAGAGGCCGGAGGCGTGA
- a CDS encoding dihydrodipicolinate synthase family protein encodes MTDFHGVFPYLVSPVDADGTVRTEVLGKLCDDLIGAGVHGLTPLGSTGEFAYLNVAQRTAVVQTTIEAAKGRVPVVAGVASTSTADAVSQAKAYQKLGANGILAILEAYFPLADVQVESYFRSIADAVDIPVVIYTNPQFQRSDLTLDVIARLAEHPRIDYLKDASTNTGRLLSIMNRCGDGLRVFSASAHIPAAVMLIGGLGWMAGPACIIPRQSVVLYDLCKAGRWNEAIALQRRLWRINEAFARFNLAACIKAGLSIQGYDVGDPVPPQAALTAEQRSIVEAALLHLA; translated from the coding sequence ATGACCGACTTCCACGGCGTCTTCCCTTATCTCGTCTCGCCCGTCGATGCCGACGGCACGGTGCGAACCGAAGTTCTCGGAAAGCTCTGCGACGACCTGATCGGCGCCGGCGTGCACGGGCTGACGCCGCTAGGCTCGACCGGCGAGTTCGCCTATCTCAATGTCGCGCAGCGCACGGCGGTCGTGCAGACGACCATCGAGGCCGCAAAGGGCCGCGTGCCGGTCGTGGCCGGCGTCGCCTCGACCTCGACCGCAGATGCGGTGTCGCAGGCGAAAGCCTATCAGAAGCTCGGCGCGAACGGCATCCTGGCGATCCTGGAAGCTTATTTCCCACTCGCCGACGTCCAGGTCGAATCCTACTTCCGCAGCATCGCGGATGCGGTGGACATTCCCGTCGTGATCTACACCAATCCGCAATTCCAGCGCTCCGATCTCACGCTGGATGTCATCGCGCGCCTCGCCGAGCATCCGCGCATCGACTACCTGAAGGACGCCTCGACCAACACTGGCCGGCTGCTCTCGATCATGAACCGCTGCGGCGATGGCTTGCGGGTGTTCTCGGCCTCCGCCCACATCCCGGCGGCGGTGATGCTGATCGGCGGCCTGGGCTGGATGGCGGGCCCGGCCTGCATCATCCCGCGCCAGAGCGTTGTGCTGTACGATCTCTGCAAGGCCGGCCGCTGGAACGAGGCCATCGCGCTCCAGCGCCGGCTGTGGCGCATCAACGAAGCCTTCGCCCGCTTCAATCTCGCCGCCTGCATCAAGGCCGGCCTTTCGATCCAGGGCTACGACGTCGGCGACCCCGTCCCGCCGCAGGCGGCGCTGACGGCCGAGCAGCGGAGCATCGTGGAAGCTGCGTTGCTGCACCTCGCGTAG
- a CDS encoding S1C family serine protease — protein sequence MNRRYGIAGAAVAAVLLAVTAAKIQHMPWGTPAARAVEQRGPLSDAEKATIDIFERVSPSVVQVVAKSAANPLLGEEGQGEASGTGFVWDRDGHLVTNNHVVANGSEIAVRFASGEVARVDLVGTAPNYDLAVLRIRSVRELPPPVALGSSNDLKVGQSAFAIGNPFGLDQSMTSGIISALKRRLPTQGGREIANVIQTDAAINPGNSGGPLLDSAGRLIGVTTAIISPSGSNAGIGFAVPVDIVNRIVPELIRNGRVPTPGIGIVAASEDVSTRMGVDGVIVVRTAPGSPAERAGIRGVNMTTAAVGDIITAVEGKPVRRLSDLTDALEQAGAGHAVRLTVKRGSDTRDVNVGIVDIDRS from the coding sequence ATGAATCGTCGCTATGGAATTGCCGGGGCGGCCGTGGCCGCCGTGCTGCTGGCCGTGACCGCGGCCAAGATCCAGCACATGCCATGGGGGACGCCTGCCGCGCGCGCCGTCGAGCAGCGCGGCCCTCTGTCTGACGCGGAAAAGGCGACCATCGACATCTTCGAGCGCGTGTCGCCCTCGGTCGTCCAGGTTGTGGCAAAGTCGGCGGCTAATCCCCTGTTGGGAGAGGAAGGCCAGGGCGAGGCCTCCGGCACCGGATTCGTCTGGGATCGCGACGGCCACCTCGTGACGAACAATCACGTGGTGGCCAATGGCAGCGAGATCGCGGTGCGCTTTGCGTCGGGAGAGGTAGCCCGGGTCGATCTCGTGGGCACCGCCCCTAATTACGATCTTGCGGTGCTGCGGATACGGAGCGTACGCGAGCTCCCACCGCCGGTGGCTCTCGGCAGCTCGAACGACCTGAAGGTCGGGCAATCCGCCTTCGCGATCGGCAATCCCTTCGGCCTCGACCAGTCGATGACGAGCGGCATCATCAGCGCTCTCAAGCGCAGGCTTCCGACCCAGGGCGGCCGGGAGATTGCCAATGTGATTCAGACCGATGCCGCGATCAATCCGGGCAATTCGGGCGGGCCGCTGCTCGATTCCGCCGGTCGGCTGATCGGCGTCACGACGGCGATCATATCCCCATCGGGTTCGAACGCCGGCATTGGCTTCGCGGTCCCCGTCGACATCGTGAACCGGATCGTTCCCGAACTCATTCGCAACGGCCGTGTGCCGACGCCCGGAATCGGGATCGTCGCCGCCAGCGAGGACGTGTCGACGCGGATGGGCGTCGATGGGGTGATCGTGGTCCGCACCGCGCCCGGAAGTCCTGCCGAGCGAGCAGGCATTCGCGGCGTCAACATGACGACCGCGGCGGTCGGAGACATCATCACTGCCGTCGAGGGCAAGCCGGTGCGGCGGCTCTCGGACCTGACCGATGCGCTCGAGCAGGCTGGCGCGGGCCATGCCGTTCGGCTCACCGTCAAACGCGGCTCGGACACGCGTGATGTAAATGTCGGCATCGTCGACATCGACAGGTCCTAA
- a CDS encoding acyl-CoA dehydrogenase family protein, translated as MDLSFNADERAFQDEVRSFIAKNLTEEMKRVTALTPSVFSDPDVGMAWQRALHSRGWGAPGWPVEYGGPDWTPAQRWIFETESARAGVPNVNVMGVKMVGPVIIGFGSPEQKNFYLPRILSGEDYWCQGYSEPGSGSDLSSLKTRAVRDGDDYIINGTKIWTTHAHHANRMFALVRTSDGPRQQDGISFILIDMKTPGITTRPILTIGGDHEVNQVFFDDVRVPVANRVGEEGKGWTYGKYLLEFERGSGIASAKLREGLKAIAELAESDLTGRAIDSSDIASRISEVEVDIDALEMTELRVLSALQTGQNPGAVSSILKLRNSEIRQAVTRLGADVIGHDALAVEPMRPLYKLNHEPPIPEDMLTVMPEYLNGRAYTIFGGTSEIQRDIIAKMMLGI; from the coding sequence ATGGATCTGTCGTTCAATGCCGACGAGCGCGCCTTCCAGGACGAGGTGCGAAGCTTCATCGCAAAAAACCTCACCGAGGAGATGAAGCGCGTGACCGCGCTGACGCCGTCGGTGTTCTCCGATCCAGACGTCGGCATGGCCTGGCAACGGGCGCTGCACAGCCGAGGCTGGGGCGCGCCGGGCTGGCCGGTCGAATATGGCGGTCCCGACTGGACACCGGCACAGCGCTGGATCTTCGAGACCGAATCCGCACGCGCCGGTGTGCCGAATGTCAACGTGATGGGCGTGAAGATGGTCGGGCCCGTCATCATCGGTTTCGGCTCGCCGGAACAGAAGAATTTTTACCTGCCGCGGATTCTCTCCGGCGAAGACTATTGGTGCCAGGGCTATTCCGAGCCGGGCTCCGGCTCAGACCTGTCCTCGCTGAAAACGCGCGCGGTGCGCGACGGCGACGATTACATCATCAACGGCACCAAGATCTGGACCACGCATGCGCACCACGCCAACCGGATGTTCGCGCTGGTGCGCACCAGCGACGGCCCGCGGCAACAGGACGGCATCAGCTTCATCCTGATCGACATGAAGACGCCGGGCATCACCACGCGCCCCATTCTCACCATCGGCGGCGACCATGAGGTCAACCAGGTGTTCTTCGACGACGTGCGCGTGCCCGTCGCCAACCGCGTCGGCGAGGAAGGCAAGGGCTGGACCTACGGCAAATACCTGCTCGAGTTCGAGCGCGGCTCCGGCATTGCCTCTGCGAAGCTGCGCGAGGGATTGAAGGCGATCGCGGAGCTGGCCGAGTCCGACCTGACCGGCCGCGCCATCGACAGCTCCGACATCGCGAGCCGCATCTCCGAGGTCGAGGTCGATATCGATGCGCTCGAGATGACCGAGCTGCGCGTGCTCTCGGCACTGCAGACCGGGCAAAATCCCGGCGCGGTGTCGTCGATCCTCAAGCTGCGCAACAGCGAGATCCGCCAAGCCGTGACGCGCCTCGGCGCCGACGTGATCGGCCACGATGCGCTCGCGGTCGAGCCGATGCGCCCGCTCTACAAGCTCAACCACGAGCCTCCGATCCCGGAGGACATGCTGACGGTAATGCCGGAATACCTCAACGGCCGCGCCTACACGATCTTCGGCGGCACCTCGGAGATCCAGCGCGACATCATCGCGAAGATGATGTTGGGGATTTGA
- a CDS encoding sensor histidine kinase, with translation MLLAKTLRSSTFRQALIAIAIFGLIVAAIMAYVYFGTLAYVRSRIGDVGDHDGFTAIIELAMIAVAVLLLVLATLAAVLVTRRTVGRIEEINATSRAIMLSGLDRRIPLRGSHDEWDRVAENLNLMLDRIETLMGEVKQVSDNVAHDLRTPLTRMRGRLEKAYHAPRDSEADAALIGDTIADLDAVLGMFASITRISEIETRARKGAFRTLNLAEIASEVVELYDAAAEQVATRISISGDREVSVTGDRDLLFDAIANLVDNAIKHGRAGGQVTVTCGSADGGAAIAIADDGPGIPAEQRDHVFKRFYRLEQSRYTPGNGLGLSLVAAVARLHGAEITLHDNAPGLTVRLSFPATS, from the coding sequence GTGCTCCTGGCTAAGACGCTTCGCTCCTCGACCTTCCGCCAAGCGCTGATCGCGATCGCGATCTTCGGCCTGATCGTCGCGGCGATCATGGCCTATGTCTATTTCGGCACGCTCGCTTACGTGCGAAGCCGGATCGGTGACGTCGGCGATCACGATGGCTTCACCGCGATAATCGAGCTTGCGATGATTGCGGTCGCCGTGCTGCTCCTGGTGCTGGCGACCCTCGCCGCGGTGCTGGTGACGCGGCGCACGGTCGGCCGAATCGAGGAGATCAACGCCACCAGCCGCGCCATCATGCTGTCCGGCCTCGACCGCCGCATCCCCTTGCGCGGCAGCCATGACGAATGGGACCGCGTGGCCGAAAATCTCAATTTGATGCTCGATCGCATCGAGACGCTGATGGGCGAGGTCAAGCAGGTCAGCGACAACGTCGCCCACGATCTGCGCACGCCGCTGACGCGGATGCGCGGCCGGCTGGAAAAGGCCTATCACGCTCCGCGCGACAGCGAGGCCGATGCGGCGTTGATAGGCGACACCATCGCCGATCTCGATGCCGTGCTCGGCATGTTCGCCTCCATCACGCGGATCTCGGAGATTGAGACCCGCGCTCGCAAGGGCGCCTTCCGCACGCTAAACCTTGCCGAGATCGCCAGCGAGGTGGTCGAGCTCTACGACGCCGCCGCCGAGCAGGTCGCGACCCGGATCAGCATCAGTGGCGACCGCGAAGTCTCCGTGACGGGCGACCGCGACCTGCTGTTCGACGCCATCGCCAATCTTGTCGACAACGCGATCAAGCACGGCCGTGCAGGCGGACAGGTCACCGTGACCTGCGGCAGCGCCGATGGCGGCGCTGCCATCGCGATTGCGGATGATGGTCCGGGCATCCCCGCCGAGCAGCGCGATCACGTCTTCAAGCGCTTCTACCGGCTCGAGCAGAGCCGCTACACGCCGGGAAACGGCCTGGGCCTCAGCCTCGTCGCGGCGGTCGCGCGCCTCCATGGCGCTGAGATAACCTTGCACGACAATGCGCCGGGCCTCACGGTCCGGCTCAGCTTCCCGGCGACGTCATAG
- a CDS encoding xanthine dehydrogenase family protein molybdopterin-binding subunit — MNILPGNLRFGAGQPVKRLEDQRLLTGKGQFIDDKPEDGALWLHVLRSPHAHAKIVSIDTSAAAEMPGVVAIYTGADLVKDDIGTIPTLSIFKRPDGKPMTVPPRRLLAYEVVRYAGEAVVAVVASSRSEAQSAAEAIVVEYDVQPAVVDPVEAVKPGAPVVWPEAPDNIVGAMSYGDAAKVDEAFARAAHTIELDLVSQRLVPSAMEPRSTIAEIDKKTGRLLLHVQSQTPASTRDVLAEAVLKRPKDSVRVLVGDIGGGFGQKTNVYPEDGIVAFAATKLNRKIRWRGDRTDEFVGGTHGRDLTSTASFALDENGKVLAYRVKSIGCTGAYSSGAANIIPLVLGPFVQTGVYDLPLVHFEVKSVMTHTAPVGAYRGAGRPEAVFIVERLFDAAARKIGMDPRAIRKANYIKPAQLPYTNAAGQVYDSGAFAHMLDRAVKLADWDGFAARKKAAKKKGLLYGRGLASYIEWTGGRAHTEKVSLHATSQGRVVLHSGTMAMGQGLQTTYTQMISDTLGIPMDKIDVVQGDTDLAMGFGSVGSRSLFVGGTAVAVSSNDLIQKAREKAANVLETSVEDIEYQGGMLTVVGTDRRISLFDLAEKESGAKLSVDSEGEVDGPSWPNGTHICEVEIDPETGVSKVVRYTTVDDVGVAVNPMLVTGQIHGGVAQGIGQALYEGVSYDADGQLLTASYQDYCIPRADDVPPIVVTLDDSAPCRTNPLGAKGCGESGAIGGPPCVTNGVMDALAELGITQLNTPLTPQKIWQAIRDAKAAS; from the coding sequence ATGAACATTCTTCCCGGCAATTTGCGTTTTGGAGCGGGCCAGCCCGTCAAGCGTTTGGAAGATCAGAGGCTGCTCACCGGGAAGGGGCAGTTCATCGACGACAAGCCGGAGGACGGCGCGCTGTGGCTGCACGTGCTGCGCTCGCCGCATGCGCATGCGAAGATCGTCTCGATCGACACCAGCGCCGCGGCCGAGATGCCGGGCGTTGTCGCGATCTACACTGGCGCCGACCTCGTCAAGGACGACATCGGCACCATTCCGACCCTGAGCATCTTCAAGCGCCCAGACGGCAAGCCGATGACGGTACCGCCGCGCCGCCTGCTCGCTTATGAGGTCGTGCGCTATGCCGGCGAAGCCGTGGTCGCCGTGGTCGCCTCGTCGCGCTCCGAGGCGCAGAGCGCGGCCGAAGCGATCGTGGTCGAATACGACGTGCAGCCTGCGGTGGTCGATCCGGTCGAAGCCGTAAAGCCCGGCGCGCCCGTGGTGTGGCCGGAGGCGCCCGACAACATCGTCGGCGCAATGAGCTATGGCGATGCCGCCAAGGTGGACGAGGCGTTCGCCAGGGCCGCGCATACCATCGAGCTCGATCTCGTCAGCCAGCGGCTGGTGCCATCGGCGATGGAGCCGCGCTCGACCATTGCCGAGATCGACAAGAAGACCGGCCGCCTCCTCCTGCATGTGCAGTCGCAGACCCCGGCCTCGACCCGCGACGTGCTGGCCGAAGCCGTGCTCAAGCGTCCCAAGGACAGCGTCCGCGTGCTGGTCGGCGACATTGGCGGCGGCTTCGGCCAGAAGACCAATGTTTATCCAGAGGACGGCATCGTCGCCTTTGCTGCGACCAAGCTGAACAGGAAGATCCGCTGGCGCGGCGACCGCACCGACGAATTCGTCGGCGGCACCCACGGCCGCGATCTGACCTCGACCGCGTCCTTCGCGCTTGACGAGAACGGCAAGGTGCTGGCTTATCGCGTCAAGTCGATCGGCTGCACCGGCGCCTATTCGTCGGGCGCGGCCAACATCATCCCGCTGGTGCTCGGGCCATTCGTGCAGACCGGCGTCTACGACCTGCCGCTGGTGCATTTCGAGGTGAAGTCGGTGATGACCCACACCGCGCCGGTCGGCGCCTATCGCGGCGCCGGTCGTCCCGAAGCGGTGTTCATCGTCGAGCGCCTGTTCGACGCCGCCGCGCGAAAAATCGGCATGGATCCGCGCGCGATCCGGAAAGCCAACTACATCAAGCCGGCGCAACTGCCATACACGAATGCGGCCGGCCAGGTCTACGATTCCGGCGCCTTCGCCCATATGCTCGACCGCGCCGTGAAGCTCGCCGACTGGGACGGCTTTGCCGCGCGCAAGAAGGCCGCGAAGAAGAAGGGCCTGCTCTACGGCCGCGGGCTCGCCTCCTACATCGAATGGACCGGCGGCCGCGCCCACACCGAGAAGGTCAGCCTGCATGCGACCTCGCAGGGCCGCGTCGTGCTGCATTCCGGCACCATGGCGATGGGGCAGGGGCTGCAGACCACCTACACCCAGATGATCTCCGACACGCTCGGCATCCCCATGGACAAGATCGACGTCGTGCAGGGCGATACTGATCTTGCCATGGGTTTCGGCAGCGTCGGCTCGCGCTCACTGTTCGTCGGCGGCACGGCAGTCGCGGTCTCCTCCAACGATCTGATCCAGAAGGCGCGCGAGAAGGCCGCGAACGTGCTGGAGACCTCGGTCGAGGACATCGAGTATCAGGGCGGTATGCTCACGGTGGTCGGCACCGACCGCCGCATCAGCCTGTTCGATCTCGCCGAGAAGGAGAGCGGTGCCAAGCTCAGCGTCGATTCCGAAGGCGAAGTGGATGGTCCGAGCTGGCCGAACGGCACGCATATCTGCGAGGTCGAGATCGACCCCGAGACCGGTGTCTCCAAGGTCGTGCGCTACACCACCGTCGACGACGTCGGCGTTGCCGTGAACCCGATGCTGGTGACGGGGCAGATCCATGGCGGCGTCGCCCAGGGCATCGGCCAGGCGCTATATGAAGGCGTCTCCTACGATGCCGACGGCCAGCTCCTCACCGCAAGCTACCAGGACTACTGCATCCCGCGCGCCGACGACGTGCCGCCGATCGTGGTGACGCTGGACGATTCCGCGCCGTGCCGCACCAACCCGCTCGGCGCAAAAGGCTGCGGCGAATCCGGCGCCATCGGCGGCCCGCCCTGCGTCACCAACGGCGTGATGGACGCGCTCGCCGAGCTCGGCATCACCCAGCTGAATACGCCCCTGACGCCGCAGAAGATCTGGCAGGCAATCCGGGACGCGAAGGCGGCGAGTTGA
- a CDS encoding response regulator transcription factor, with product MSEDKTSEIVLSLEIDDPTLADRIATLLGSVAGLRLAGPGEQAAATIVARDPRRMPDDIALTQRELDVLALMAEGASNKMIARRLSISVHTVKFHVGSLLDKLDATGRTDAVAHAARRGVIEL from the coding sequence GTGAGCGAGGACAAGACGTCCGAGATCGTGCTGTCGCTGGAGATTGACGATCCCACACTCGCCGATCGCATCGCGACATTGCTCGGCAGTGTCGCGGGGCTTCGCCTCGCCGGACCGGGCGAGCAGGCCGCCGCGACGATCGTCGCGCGCGATCCGCGCCGCATGCCCGACGATATCGCGCTGACGCAGCGCGAGCTCGACGTGCTGGCGCTGATGGCCGAGGGTGCCTCCAACAAGATGATCGCGCGCCGACTCAGCATCTCCGTGCACACGGTGAAGTTTCATGTCGGCTCCCTGCTCGACAAGCTGGACGCCACCGGCCGCACCGATGCCGTCGCGCATGCCGCACGCCGCGGCGTGATCGAGCTATGA